The Candidatus Abyssobacteria bacterium SURF_5 genome includes the window CGAAGAATGGCTGCGCTCATCGATGCGAGGCGTTTTTGGTCACCAGAGTGAGACGGCAGGCGCAGGGTCTCTTGCCACCGGCGCCACTCACTGGTGTATTGCTCCTTTGCGGAATCATAGTTGCACAGGAGTGAGGCGCGCACACGTTGTGCAGCTTCGAGGAAGGACCTGCCAAATCCGATTGCGAGAATAAAACTCCCGTTGGAGGCCTGCAGGTCAACTTCTCCCGTCAGAGCAATGTATCCATTTTCAGCCCGGCCGTAATTCCACTGCAATCGTTTATGCTCATGTACTTGCTGCCAGCCATCTGAGACTCCGACGAAACCGACAGAACAATGCAACCAAGGCGCCGAGGATCCGAGCGCAAGGGCTGCATGATCGCGCTCTGCAAACAGCATTGGAACTCCCTTGTATTCGCTGCAAAAGCCTGTATCATCGTCTCCCGCGTTGTCCAGACAAGGCGTCAACAGGGCAAACAGACGGTATTCTGATAAAGAATACATCAGCGGTATGAACCGAATATGCTGCAGGACAACTTCCCGGCACGGGTCAGAGAATATCTCCTTCTCGATTCGATACCTGCCTTGCAAGCAGGTATTGATCACCCGGTACGCAGGCACTCCGTCGTCGAGCAGTTTCATCTCAGAATATGTATCCTTTTGCTCTTCAGAAAAAAATTCCTTCCCGTCCGAGATGAGAAACTCCATGCCTTTTGTGCATACCCGATCGAGGTCTGGATAATAAATCTCGTTCAAAATGCCATGGCCGATGGTGAACCACACCCGACTCTGTGGGTTGAGGGCCGCGCCAACCCCGCTCTTCCCGCCTGACATCGAACGATGAGGAACGCCGGGCTGGCCAGGTGCATAGCGAACGACTTCATTCATGATTCCGACTCCTTCCAGGAACATGGCTTGAGAAACGTTTTGCCGTCGTGTTCCTCGTGAAGCCAACTATCGTAAGCGGAAATATGCCGCATCTTCAGGTAAAAAGTGGTGCTACGATGATCCCTATGAAATCCTGCAAGAAGTGCATCACAATCGGGGCGACAAGACTCATCCGCCACAGGTAGACACCCGCGAAAATCAGCCCCATGGCTCCCACGGACACAACTCCCGCACTACCTTCATATCCATGTCCCAGTGAAAAGATGACAGCGGACTGGAGGGCCGCCAGGAGAAGATTTCCCGTCACATTCGCAAACCGCAGGATTAAATAGCCGCGAAAGATTACCTCCTCCGAGACGGCCACGACTGTAACCAGCACGAGTGCCAAAAAATACTCGCCAACTCCCTCAGGTTTGAGGTAGGCAGGGAGCGATTCCGGAGGAGCGGATAGGCCGGCTTCTATGAGGACATTCTGCAGCGCCGAAATCAGGAGGAGGAAGGGAACATAAAGAACAACCCCAAGCACGACCTCGGTCCGGACATTTCTATACGTGAATCCAATGCGGCGCATCGGTTCACCATTTGACCAGATGAAGTAGAATACCAGAGCCATAAGGGCGAGATCGCGCAGGATCGCGCTCACGGCCAGCACAGGGAAATCCATCATTTGACGCTGCGAGACGAGGAGGGAAATGATGAGAGAAGGAAAAATCAAAAAAAGAAAAACCGAAACCTCTAACAACTGCTTCCTGCTGTCCGGCTGAAGTCCGCTTGCCAGATTGAATCCGTTGTCGTCCATCAAGTCTTTTCCGCCCGTTCTGCGACAGAGGTTTGCCTGACTCGGGTCATATAAGTAGTATTTTTTCTTGAATCTTCTACAACGATAGTATGTGCCCCTACGCTGCCGCGAGCAAGAAATTTCCGCCCGCAAAGAAAAGGCAGGCGCTTGCGCATACCCCCCCGTTCAAACTATAATACGGTCATTCGACGCGGAAGGAAACAAACCGAGGAAAGCGATGAGCACCATGAAAGTGGCTTTGATCGGCTTGCCGCAATCGGGCAAATCGACCGTCTTTCGCAGCCTCTCCGGCGGGGTGCATGAGACCTCAATCCAGGGTATACACCTGACGAATGTAAAAGTACCCGATGACCGGCTTGATCGGCTCGCGGAACTCCTGAAACCGCCAAAGATCGTTCATGCGGATATTGATTTCATGGATTTCGACCCCGGGCGAATCGATCACAAGGGGGCGGCGCTCAGTCAGCAGGTAGTCAATGAAATACGCGCGGTTGACGCCCTGCTTATAGTGGTGCGCGCATTCGAGGACCCATCGGTGGTTCATCCCCTTGATTCAGTGAATCCAACTCGAGATGCAGCACATGTCGAGACAGAATTGATGCTGGCCGATCTGATCCAGGTTGAGAAGCGATTGGAGAGGATGCAAAAGGAACACTCGGAGGGCTTGGAAAAGAACGTGCTGCAGCGAATAAAAGCATTTTTGGACCAGAATAAACCGCTTCGACTCCTGCAACTTTCGGAGGCGGAGCAGGCTACCATTGCCGGATTCAATTTTTTGACGAAAAAGCCCGCGCTGATGCTGCTGAACATTTCCGAATCCGCCATCGGCAAAGAGGGTTACCCCGAGGTCGCCCACTTTGCCGCGGGAAAGGGCTATTCCGTCATGCAGTACTGCGCCAGGATTGAGGCAGAGATCTCCGAATTGGCGCCGGAAGAACAGTCATTGTTTCTTGAGGAACTCGGGTTGAAAAAAGCCGGCACTGAGCGCCTTATAAGAGAGGTTTATCGACACCTGCAGCTCATATCGTTTTTCACAACCGGGGATACAGAAATCCGGGCATGGTCAATTCCCGCCGGCACAAGCGCGCTCCAGGCGGCGGGCAAGGTTCATTCCGATATGGAACGCGGATTTATTCGGGCCGAAGTGATACCATTTGAGGCATTCAACAAAATAAGGTCAACGCACCTCGCGAAGGAATCCGGAGACCTGCGACTCGAAGGGAAGGAATACCGGGTTGCCGACGGAGACATCGTCAAATTCCGGTTTCACGTATAGATCACATCCGATCTGCTACAAGAGATGGTCTCGCAGAAAGGATGTAACATCTTCCGGTGTAACTTCCACAACATACTCTTCAAAACCGCGCTCGGCGCCGGCCCAATGCTTGAAAGGCAGCACTTCCAGATGAAAACGGTAATCCGGTTCATCCTTGATCTGATGACAGACGGCGCATAAACTATCGATATGCACGTGATGATACAACACATGAAACAAGCGCACCATCATCTTCGACAGCGCACCTAGCATCTCTTTGCTTGCCTCAGCCAGCGAAGACACTTTCTCCTTCGCTATTAACCACACCTCATAATTTGTCCGTGGAGAAAATGGCGCTACACAGCCAAAGACTTCGTCCTCTGTCACAAATCGTTTGCCGATGTCGCGTTCGCATGAAAGGATTGCATCGAATACATTCATCTTCCATTTTTCCGCGAACACTTTGGAGCGGGTGCGCTCGTGTTCAATGCGCTTGGGCAGATAGGGGAGCGCTCCATACTGCCAGTGAGTATGAGCTGTTGACGCGCCCCACCCTTGATTCTTGAAAACCATGGGATGAAGATCTGCCTCTTCATATTTTTGGCAGATGCCCTGAATAGCCTGCAGCGCCAGAAACTGTTCCTCCTCGTCGATATCCTTCAAGCTCAGTTTATGCTGCGGGCTCTCGACGATGTTTCCATGATGAATCAGCCAGGGATAAAGATTCGGGAATGCTCTCAGGCTCCATTGAGCATCACCAATCCGCAAGGTATCTCCGCTTGTTTCGACATCCCGCGGAGTTGCGCCTTCGTTGCCGGGACAGAGGAAACAAGTCGAATCAGTCGACGGCGCCAGCTGGGGCGCGGCAAAGGGGCGCTTCGCGCGCGCAAGATTGATGTGACACCAGGTATCGGTCAGGTAATCCTTTCGGCGCCAGACTGGCTGAACCAATTGACCCTGCAGTTGAAATCCCCGCAGGGCCGAAGGAGTGCCGACTTGCGGCGGCAGCAAAACAGC containing:
- a CDS encoding CPBP family intramembrane metalloprotease, producing MDDNGFNLASGLQPDSRKQLLEVSVFLFLIFPSLIISLLVSQRQMMDFPVLAVSAILRDLALMALVFYFIWSNGEPMRRIGFTYRNVRTEVVLGVVLYVPFLLLISALQNVLIEAGLSAPPESLPAYLKPEGVGEYFLALVLVTVVAVSEEVIFRGYLILRFANVTGNLLLAALQSAVIFSLGHGYEGSAGVVSVGAMGLIFAGVYLWRMSLVAPIVMHFLQDFIGIIVAPLFT
- the ychF gene encoding redox-regulated ATPase YchF translates to MSTMKVALIGLPQSGKSTVFRSLSGGVHETSIQGIHLTNVKVPDDRLDRLAELLKPPKIVHADIDFMDFDPGRIDHKGAALSQQVVNEIRAVDALLIVVRAFEDPSVVHPLDSVNPTRDAAHVETELMLADLIQVEKRLERMQKEHSEGLEKNVLQRIKAFLDQNKPLRLLQLSEAEQATIAGFNFLTKKPALMLLNISESAIGKEGYPEVAHFAAGKGYSVMQYCARIEAEISELAPEEQSLFLEELGLKKAGTERLIREVYRHLQLISFFTTGDTEIRAWSIPAGTSALQAAGKVHSDMERGFIRAEVIPFEAFNKIRSTHLAKESGDLRLEGKEYRVADGDIVKFRFHV